The window TCGATGCGCTGCTGGTGCGCTCCAGCATCACCAACTTCCTGGTCGGTCGCCTGGCCGCCGATCACGTGCCCGCGGTCTTGTCGGGGGAGGGCGGGGATGAGCTGTTCGCCGGCTATGCCTACCTGAAGCACCTCGATCCGGCCGAGCTGCCCGACGAGCTGATTGACATCACCGGACGGCTGCACAACACCGCCCTGCAGCGCGTGGATCGCTGCTCCGCCGGCCATGGTCTGGTGGCGCGCACCGCGTTCCTCGACCGCGAGGTGGTGGATTACGCCCTGCGCATCCCGCCACAGATGAAGATCAGCGATAACGGCGCCGCGGTCGAGAAGTGGATCCTGCGCCGCGCCATGGAGGGACTGCTCCCGCCGCAGGTGCTCAACCGACCCAAGGCCAAGTTCTGGGAAGGCGCGGGAGTGGGTGATCTGCTCGCGGCGCGTGCCGAGCACCTCATCTCCGACGCCGAGTTCCAAGCTCAGCGCCGCCTCCCCGACGGAGGTAGTCTGAACTGCAAGGAAGAGCTATTCTACTACCGCATTTTCCGCGATTACTTCGGGGCCGCGATCAGCCACACCCTCGTCGGGCGAACCAAGGGGGCGCCGGTGGTGCAATAGAGGTACGGGCGCTCGCGGTGGGGGCGGGGCGAGGCGAAAGGAGCAGCCATGCTGGCGATGACGTGGCGATTGTCGTCTTCCGCGCGTGACCTGGTGACCGCGGGTGGCATTCTGCTCGGCTTTGTGCTGGCGATGCTCGCGGTACGCCTGCTGTGGCTGCGAGTCCTGGGGCCACTGGTGCGGCGCACCGAAACCGAGCTGGACGATGTGATCCTGGTGCCCCTGCGTGGGCTGGTGGTGTGGGGCCTGCTGCTGCTGGGGCTGTACGCCGCGGCCTGGAGCCTCGACACCCTGCCGTGGACCCCCCGGGTCGTGGCAGTCGCGGCCAAGGTCTTCGGCATCGCCTGGCTCGTGCTCGCGATCTGGACCGCGCTGCGCATCTTCAACGGACTGGTGGCGTGGCGGGTCAGGGCCGCCGCCGCCCGCGCCGGAGCCGCCAGGGACATCACCCATCAGGCGGTGCTCGTTCGCAAGACCGTCAATATCCTGGTGCTGGCTCTGGGCCTGCTGTACGTGCTCAGGATCGCCGACGTTGACATCAGTCCCCTGCTCGCCACCGGCGCCATCGGCGGCCTGGCGGTAGCCCTCGCCTTGCAGGATACGCTCTCGAACCTCTTCGCCGGGCTTTACCTGACGGTGGACAAGCCCATCTCCGTGGGCGACTTCATCCGGCTGGAGTCGGGCGATGAGGGCTTCGTCGAGGAGATCGGGTGGCGCAACGCCAAGATCAGGCTGTGGGCCAACAACGTGGTCGTGATCCCCAACTCGAAGTTGAGCCAGAGCGTCATCACCAACTACTTCCTGCCGGTGCAGGAGATGTCCGTTTACGTTTCGTGCGGCGTCTCCTATGACAGCGACCTCCAGCACGTCGAGGATGTCACCATCGCCCTCGCCAAGCAGGTCATGCAGGCGGTGGAAGGCTCCGCCACCGACTGGGAGCCGGTGGTGCGCTGGAAGGAATTCGGCGACTCCGCCATCACCTTCGTGGTGGTGCTGCGGGTGCGCGACTTCGGCATCCAGTACAAGCTGCGGTCCGACTTCATCAAGGCCCTCCATCGGCGCTTCCGGGAGGAGGGCATCGAGATCCCATACCCCATCCGCACCCTCATCATGAAGCCCTCCCCATCCGACGCCGGCGCGGAGTAGTCCGCGCCGGCTATCGCGCCCGCGGTCGGTTTCGGGTACAATCCCCTGCGTGAGCCCCGACACCCAGGAAACCGCGAGCGACCTCCCGGCGCGGCGGGTCGCCCGCGATCTGACCACCGGCAGCATACCGCGGCATCTGCTGGCTTTCTCCATGCCCATGCTGGCGGGGAGCCTGCTGCAGACGACGTACAGCCTTATCAACGCCTTCTGGGTGGGCAGGTTCTTGGGCACCACCGCTCTCGCCGCGGTCACCGTCAGCCTGCCCGCGGTGTTCGTCCTTATTTCCGTCGCCGCCGGGCTCACCTTGGCCACCAACATCCTGATCGCACAGTACGCCGGTGCGCGCGACTGGGATCGGCTCAAGGCCGTGGTGCAGACCTCAATCACCCTCGTCGGCGGCCTGAGCTTCGTCTTTCTTGCCATCGGGCTGGTGGTGACGCAGCGCCTGCTGATGACAATGAATACCCCGCCCGACGTGTTGCCGCCAGCTGCGGGCTATCTGCGGATCTTCCTGTGGACCCTGCCTTTCAGCTTCGGCCTATTCCTCATCGGCGCCATGCTGCGCGGCGTCGGTGATTCCGCGACCCCGGTCTATTTTCAGGCGATCTCGGTGGCCATCAACGTTGTGCTCGACCCGCTGTTGATGTTCGGCTGGCTGGGGTTCCCGCGCCTGGGTCTCAACGGCACGGCCTGGGCCACCATCGTAGCGCAGGCGGCAGCGGTGGCGGCGCTCATGGTGCACATCAGCCGCCGACGCCCGCTGGTGCGGCCGGATTGGCGCCACCCCCGCATAGACGCCCCGACGGCCTGGCTGCTGGTGAGGATCGGCTTTCCGGCGATGATCCAGCAGTCCGTGGTGTCGGTGAGCCTGGTGGTCATCGTCAGCCTCGTGAGCGCCTTCGGGGCGAGCGCCGATGCCGCCTTCGGCGCGGCCATTCGCATTGACCAGGTCGCGTTTCTGCCGGCGCTGACCATGGGCATGGCGATTTCGACCCTCGCCGGACAGAACATCGGCGCCCGGCGCTACGCGCGCGTCAGCGACGTCTTCCGCTGGGGGCTGCTGCTGAGCGGCGGGATTTCGCTGGTGATCTCGGCGCTGGCGGTGAGCATCCCCGCGGTGTTCCTGCGCGCCTTCGTCAGCGACCCCCAGGTCATCGCCATCGGCGTCGGCTACCTGCGCATCGTCGGCATCACCTACGTGTTCTACGCCCTGCTGTTCGCCAGCAACGGGGTGATCAACGGCGCCGGGCACACGGCGTGGACGACCATTATCTCGGTCATCGGCCTGTGGGGGATTCGGCTGCCGCTGGCGATGATCTTGCCGCGCTACCTCCACGGTGAAGCGGGCATCTGGTACGCGATGCTCATCGGCGTCGCCGCCAGCGCGGCGCTGAGCCTCGCGTACTACTTCTCCGGGCGGTGGAAGCAGCCGATCATCAGGACGCCTCCGGTGGCGTAGTGCGTCGTCGGCCTCGGCAGCGTCAACTCTACTGCGATCGGTGCTTGCCGGCCCTGCTTACGGCACCCCGGTCATCGCGCCGCGAGGTACACTTCCAGGGTCCGCCGAGCGACCTCGTCCCACGAGAACTGCCGCGCGCGGGCGCGGGATTTCGCAGCCAGCTCGCGCCGCCTGCTGTCATCGGTCAGCAGCGAGACAATGGCTGCTGCCTGGGCCGCAACATCGCCCGGGTCCACCAGTATGCCAGCGTCGCCCACGATCTCGGGGAAACAGGATGAGGCCGACGCTATCACCGGCGTTCCGCACGCCATCGCTTCCACCACCGGCAAGCCAAAGCCCTCGTACAGCGACAGGTAGGTGAACGCGCGCGCGTTCAGGTATGCGGCGGGCAGAAGCTCGTCGGGCAGGTAGCCGGCGAAGATGACGTCGCGGAGCAGGTCCAAGCCGATGGCCTTGCTGCGCAGCGCCGCCACGTAGTGCGGCGCGCCCGCACCCGCCAGCACCAGCGCCGCAGTGACCCCCTCCGTCCGCGCGCGGGCGTAGGCCTCCAGCAGGGACATCAGGTTCTTGCGCGGCGCCAGCGCGCCGACGTAGAGCAAGTACTCACCCGGCCAGCCTTGGGGCGGCGTTGATTCCTTCGCGTTGAGAAAACGTTCCTCGACGCCCGAGGGAGTAACGGTGATATGGTCCGGGCGGCGACGGTAGAGGCGAAGGACATCATCCCGCGTCGCGTGTGAGACCGCGATGACGTGACGCGCCCGCCGGATGGATTTGCGCGCGCCGCGCTGCTGCATGCGCAGGTCCGCAGGGTCATATGACTGGGGGAAGAACTCAAAGGCCAGGTCGTGAACCGTCACCACCGCCGGGCACGGCAGCAGCGGCGGCAACACCGTCGCGGGGAAGTGCAGCACCGACACGCGGTCCGCCCGCGCCGCCAGCGGCAGGCGCGCGCGCAGCCAGCCCCGGCCCGGCGGCACCAGCCGCATGCGCATGGCGGGTCCGAGCTCCACCGGCGGCCCGGCGGCGAGGTCGGGGGAGTCAACGTAGAGCAGGCACTCGGGCAGCTCGGGCAACCTCCCGAGATGAGCGATCAGATTGCGCACGTAGCGCTCGACGCCGGTGATGCGGGGGGCGCCGAGGGTGCGGGCGTCTATGCCGATGCGCAAGGTCTGCCTCCGCAGCGGCTAGGTCCGCTGTGCAGACCGCTGGCTAGGCCTAAAGGCCGCCATCTGGCTAGGACCTTCCGCCGCCACGGCGGTCGCAATGCGACCTAGCCGCCGGTCTCTGACCTGGGGACGTGGCGGGCCGATTCGTCGGCCCTAGCCATCTGCCTCCGCGCCTACCGACTGCACACCGCCCAGTCGTAGTTGAAGTCGTTGTCAAATGCGTCAACGCGCAGCTCGTCCGGATGCTCCCGATCGTAGTGCTCGGTCGGGAGGTTGAGCAAGTACGACATCTCGTTGCCCAGCGCCATCTGCCCGTGCCACACCAGCGGCGGG is drawn from Armatimonadota bacterium and contains these coding sequences:
- a CDS encoding mechanosensitive ion channel family protein, with protein sequence MLAMTWRLSSSARDLVTAGGILLGFVLAMLAVRLLWLRVLGPLVRRTETELDDVILVPLRGLVVWGLLLLGLYAAAWSLDTLPWTPRVVAVAAKVFGIAWLVLAIWTALRIFNGLVAWRVRAAAARAGAARDITHQAVLVRKTVNILVLALGLLYVLRIADVDISPLLATGAIGGLAVALALQDTLSNLFAGLYLTVDKPISVGDFIRLESGDEGFVEEIGWRNAKIRLWANNVVVIPNSKLSQSVITNYFLPVQEMSVYVSCGVSYDSDLQHVEDVTIALAKQVMQAVEGSATDWEPVVRWKEFGDSAITFVVVLRVRDFGIQYKLRSDFIKALHRRFREEGIEIPYPIRTLIMKPSPSDAGAE
- a CDS encoding MATE family efflux transporter; protein product: MSPDTQETASDLPARRVARDLTTGSIPRHLLAFSMPMLAGSLLQTTYSLINAFWVGRFLGTTALAAVTVSLPAVFVLISVAAGLTLATNILIAQYAGARDWDRLKAVVQTSITLVGGLSFVFLAIGLVVTQRLLMTMNTPPDVLPPAAGYLRIFLWTLPFSFGLFLIGAMLRGVGDSATPVYFQAISVAINVVLDPLLMFGWLGFPRLGLNGTAWATIVAQAAAVAALMVHISRRRPLVRPDWRHPRIDAPTAWLLVRIGFPAMIQQSVVSVSLVVIVSLVSAFGASADAAFGAAIRIDQVAFLPALTMGMAISTLAGQNIGARRYARVSDVFRWGLLLSGGISLVISALAVSIPAVFLRAFVSDPQVIAIGVGYLRIVGITYVFYALLFASNGVINGAGHTAWTTIISVIGLWGIRLPLAMILPRYLHGEAGIWYAMLIGVAASAALSLAYYFSGRWKQPIIRTPPVA
- a CDS encoding glycosyltransferase family 1 protein yields the protein MRIGIDARTLGAPRITGVERYVRNLIAHLGRLPELPECLLYVDSPDLAAGPPVELGPAMRMRLVPPGRGWLRARLPLAARADRVSVLHFPATVLPPLLPCPAVVTVHDLAFEFFPQSYDPADLRMQQRGARKSIRRARHVIAVSHATRDDVLRLYRRRPDHITVTPSGVEERFLNAKESTPPQGWPGEYLLYVGALAPRKNLMSLLEAYARARTEGVTAALVLAGAGAPHYVAALRSKAIGLDLLRDVIFAGYLPDELLPAAYLNARAFTYLSLYEGFGLPVVEAMACGTPVIASASSCFPEIVGDAGILVDPGDVAAQAAAIVSLLTDDSRRRELAAKSRARARQFSWDEVARRTLEVYLAAR